CACAGTCGGCCCTAGGTGTCAGAGGTCCCCTGTTCTTGCCCCTAGATGCAGTGTGCATGAGGAGGCCCTGGGTATGGGTGGACACCTGCCCTCGGCCGCCATGTATAGCATAGACCAGGTACAACCTCAGGTAGGGGACTCCTGCCCTTGTGCAGTGAGGATGGGAGGCAGTGCAACCCTGGGTGTAGGGGGACTCTGGCCCTCTCCTTACCTGAACTAGAAAGCAGAGTGGCCCTGGGTGTGTTGGGACCCCTGTCCTCAGCCTCTCTGGACTGGGGGACACTGTGGCCCAccatcctttccctttccttgtaCATCCTCACAGCTGCCCTCTCTAGGCTGGCCCCAGATCCCCCTACGTTGGCCCCACCTTTGGGGGTCCTCTTGGATGCTGGAATGTTTTGGCACCGCCTGGAGCTTGGTTAATCTCGTGCAGGTTGGAGGCTGTGGGGTTTCTGCTGCCTGGCACCCGTTCTGGGCACAGCTGTTGACATTCCTGTCTGGGGACAAGTCTCCACTGTGTGAGCTGCCTTTGTGTGGGGAGCATGGCTTTTCGAGCCTCAAGCTTGGGGTCTGCGGGCCCCAGCCTGTTCTCCGTCTGCCTCAGCAGCTGTCTTTGGGCAGGAGGCTTGGAAGTCCACGAAGCCACTCATGGCAGTCCCTGTGCCCTGAGGAATGAAGCACTAACGCTGCGGCAGCAGTGGGGATGCaggtcactggctggctggctttgTCCTTCACCACCTCCTCTCTGGCACAGCATTCCAGCTCCGAGCGCACAGACTTCTCAAAGACCTTGCTGTCTCTCTGTCTGCACGATAGGGCCACCCACTCCAGGCCCCTCCTGTGCCTCAGGGACCTTTGGGATTCTCCCCCAGCCCGGGTCCATGCTGGCCTCCCactgtgcatgggggggggggggagcaaaggGGGCTCCTGGTTCAGAGCATCACTTAGGAGAGCGGGCCCTGCAGGCAAGTCTTCTGGGACTGGAGCTGATGGGGGCACGGCCAGTGCTCTGTTCTGGTGCCAGGCCGGTCTGGGCACATggagagcagggcccaggcctgggggagaggggtgtcttCTAATGGAGCCAGAGTGTGGAAGGGGTGGAGTGTAGGGGCACATCCTTGATCTGAGGCCTGCCTGTGTGGCCTCATCCTCCAAGGGTGACTGCTCCCATCTACTGGCCACTCCTCTCCGCACCCCGGGGCTTTGCCCTGGTGTCCCTGCAGTGTTGCCTGGCTCCCTGCTGGACCTCCTGTCTGGGGAGTTGACTGGAATGAGTGAGGCAGGCCCTGTCTCTTCAGAGTCTGGGAGTCCCACTGGGCCCTCAGCAGGGTAGaggcccccacccaggcaaggcctgggagaggccatGCTGGGGTGTATATGGTGGGAGGTGAGAGGGAGCGGAGGCAGGGAGACTTTGAAAGCCAGTACCTGGGTTATCCCCAGAGGAGCATCACTGCTGGGGGGCTGCCACAAGGTGGGGTTCTAGGAGGGcccaccccatccctcctcctATAGAAAGCTGGGGCTCTTGGAGTCAGCCTGGTAGCCACTGTAACCCTGAGTGGCCTTTCgagaggcagcaggagggaggaTGGGGCATGGTGAGGGGATCATGCTCCCCatgggtgggctggggtgggaggcttGTTTCCAAAGATGCTCGAATGGGAGCTCTGAGTCCTGCCCCTGTCCTGGTGGGCATCTCTCCCTCCCAATGCTAAGGGTCTGAATGTGACTGGGCATGGACATGTCTGAGGCCCAGAGGCACAGTTGCTCTAtctggggacactgaggccatAGCAGACAGAAGGCCAGGCCTGTCAGTCCCTGGATGGAGCAGGTTGGGGtggagggcagcaggacagagaGCAGGCTACAGACCCCGTGGGCCAGGGCCTTGGGTGGAGCTACAGGAGAAAGGGGCCAGTTTCCCAGTGGCACGTGGGTCCCGGGCTGGGAGGTGCTCTGGCGCAGGCATTTTGGGAGATCCCTTGGGACCTGGGGCCATGTGTACAGGCTGCTGGAGGGCAAGGACCTCCCAAGGGTCCACCTCCACATGGGGATGGCAGAGGTGGGCAACCAGGAGCAGGGCTCCTCCAGCTGGGTAAGCGGGCAAGACTGTGGGTGTAGTGTATGTGCCTCCTTGAGGCCTGGCCTCCTGAGCCCTGCCCGGGTGTGTGCGATGGCTCTTCCTCTGGGACGGTGCTCACCCTGGGCTCTCTGTGTGCAGGCTGACCGGCAGCGAGCCCCTGACCATCCTCCCGCTGACCCTGGAGCCCGAGGCAGCCGTACAGGCACACTACAAGGCCTGCGACCGGCTGAAGCTGGAGCGGAAGCAGCGGCGCATGTGCCGCCGGGACCCGGGTGTGGCGGAGACACTGGTGGAAGCGGTCAGCATGAGCGCCCTCGAGTGCCAGTACCAGTTCCGCTTTGAGCGCTGGAACTGCACCCTAGAGGGCCGCTACCGGGCCAGCCTGCTCAAGCGAGGTGTGGTGCACTGGGTCCAGGTCAGGGGAGAGGAGCTGAGGGCATAGGAAAAGATCCCAGAGccagctcctgcccagccccttccAACTGCCCTGTCCCCACACAGGCCTGAACTGTTGCTGGCAGGACTAGGAGCCTTTGGCAGCTTTGCCAGGGCCTCAGGCAGCTCTGATGGCTTTTCCCACATGCCTGTGGCCAAGGCTCAGTGCCCATTTGGATGGCAGGGCTCCAGCTGGTGCCCAGAGCACAGAGCCTCATCTCTCCTGTCTCCCTCTGCATGTGGGAGCTACTGGGGACTCTCATCTGAGCCTCTTGATGACCTTGTTAAAAAAAACGGGGGACCAGGCAGGGGTTTTCCTAGGGCCCCAGGCCATTCTGGTGGGTAAGAGACCTGAATGGATGGGGTCTCTGATCACCAGGCAAAATGAAGGCCACAGTACCTCTGGATCTCTACCCCCCGCCCCTACACATAGGAgagccctcagcccaggaggtattccccctcccccccaggttgATCACAGGAAGGTTCCAGCAGTCCAGGATTTGGGGCTTCATCGGGAATGCATGGTTCAGCTGCACATAGTGACAGGTTCTGCTGCTGGTGCCACCACTGACCGGCCCTGctatcccctccccccgcccctttgcCCAGGCTTCAAGGAGACTGCCTTCCTCTACGCCATCTCCTCAGCTGGCCTGACCCACGCTCTGGCCAAGGCCTGCAGCGCAGGCCGCATGGAGCGCTGTACCTGTGATGAAGCCCCTGACCTGGAGAACCGGGAGGCCTGGCAGTGGGGTGGCTGCGGAGACAACCTTAAGTACAGCAGCAAGTTCGTCAAGGAGTTCCTGGGCCGGCGGTCGAGCAAGGACCTGCGTGCCCGTGTGGATTTCCACAACAACCTCGTGGGTGTGAAGGCaagcagggtgggggaggggtgccatggggtagtggtggtggtggtggaggtccCTCCTAGAGCGGTAAAACTGGAAGGCCTACTTTCTACTGGTTGGGGAGGAGTCAGGTGGGTATGGGGCGATCTGTGTCTGGCCCTGGGTGTCAAGGCCACCAGGAGGATCTCTGTGATGGGTAGCATCTATCCAAGAGGATGGCAGATTGAGAGCCCTGCCTGCCAGAGCTGAGGGGCATGTGGTCTTGTTACTAGGGACCTAGGTGGAGGCAGTCTGGGAACTGTcccagggaaggcctgggtgcaGCTGGTCCAAGTGTGTGTTGGGGAGTGTCTCTGCTTAGGGTACTCATCTGTGGCCAGGACTCTCTTCTGAGGAACTCAGCTCAGAAGACTCAGGAAAAGGAGTATCTTAGTGTTTTGGCTGGGCCCTTCTGGGGCTGCGGGCTGCAAGTATGACTGGGCCTGGGGGGAGATCGCTCCTGCCACTCTTCACCCTTTCTGCAGTCCCTTGGCTCTTGGGTCCTCAACATTGGTGTAGGCATCAGGCCTGTACCTGTAGTCCTAACTGTGGTTGGAGCCCTGCCCCCTTAGGTCCCCAGCAACCTGGGCCACCAAATGCCCCCCAGGCTCAGCCATTGCCTGGGACTGGCAGGGGACTACCAGGAATgtggagcccaggcctgggggaATGTAATTTGAGCCAGCCTACTTTGAGCCTCTTTATTGACTAGCTGGAGTTCTGAGTCATGGATGGGAGCTCCTTCCCGCCTTCAGTCCTCTGGGGAGGTTGTGGGGAGATTAAATCCTTCAGGCAagcccttttttttctttgtacttgCCTTTTGTAAGCTATAAATGAAAAGTCAGAATATGAAAGTGCTCCATTagcttcaggcctgggtaagTAGTGTTCTAATTAAATTTGTCATGTTTCTCAGCAAAGTATCATTATGTGGCCAAGGAGTAGCTGTTTCTTAATCCCCTCAGGTGGCCCTCCCTGGGAGCTCACACCTGGCTTGGGCCACTGGGAGGgcttccctgcccttcctctccacATCCCTCCAGGGACCCCTGTGTGGGCAGTCTGGCAGAAGGCTCAGTGGGGCAGCTGGCCTGACTTCCTGACTTTTCAGGTGACACCCAAGTCCTGGAAGTGGAAGAACCCGGTCTGGGTCTTGGGAAGCTTCCCAGAGTCTGAACACAGCTTgatgctgagccacacctgctcctgccctggccagctgcttTCCCTTCCGTGTTGGTTGGGTGGCACTCATATGTGCAGTAGTACCAGGTCCCAATGCTCAGGCAGGGACGTGGTCAGCTGAGTTATAGACGCCAGTGGCTAGTCCTGCCCATTGGGTGTGGAGCACTCCAGAGAGTAGACTGATAGGGTGCtgatggtggggaggagggtggcttGCCTTGCCCGTGTAGGGGCAGCCCTAGACACAGGGAAGAGCATCTGGGCGGGAAGGGCCACAGGTGCTGTGGTGGCTGCTCTGGAGGCCATGCTGCTGGCCATAGGATTTCTGTTCGAGGTGGTTTGTGGCTCGAAGGCAGTGGGATGGGTATGTAAGCCAGGGAGCCTGGGTTTGGGGCCAAAGGGTTTGGTTCTAGGGTGGGTGCCAGTTTCAGCCCCTTTTGGGGTGATTCGTGGGGTCTGGTCTCTTCTGCCAGGTGTGGCCCACATGCtcacatctctctgtctctctccaggtGATCAAGGCTGGGGTGGAGACCACGTGCAAGTGCCATGGTGTGTCAGGTTCCTGTACTGTGCGGACGTGCTGGCGGCAGCTGGCACCCTTCCATGAGGTGGGCAAGCGCCTGAAGTACAAGTATGAGACAGCGCTCAAGGTGGGCAGCACCACCAACGAGGCTGCTGGTGAGGCAGGCGCCATTTCACCACCCAGGGGCCGGGCCTCGGGCACAGGTGGTGACCCGCTACCCCATACACCAGAGCTTGTGCACCTGGATGACTCACCCAGTTTCTGCCTGGCCGGCCGCTTCTCCCCAGGCACTGCTGGCCGCAGGTGCCATCGCGAGAAGAACTGCGAGAGCATCTGCTGTGGGCGAGGCCACAACACACAGAGCCGAGTGGTGACACGGCCCTGTCAGTGCCAGGTGCGCTGGTGCTGCTACGTGGAGTGCAGGCAGTGCACACAGCGGGAGGAGGTCTACACCTGCAAGGGCTAGCGCCAGGTGGCCAGGCTGCTGTGGGGGTGCAGGCAGCATGTGCAGCAGAGGCATCTACACTTGCAGACTGAGCCCTGGGCTAGGTGCTCCCAGCACATTTGACTCTGCATACCCTCTGCTTTTCCCTCCCCGGAACCCGACAGCATTGCACTGATGCTTTTTGTCCTAAGAGTCCAGTTCCTGTGTCTCAGTGCCCCTCACCACTTGGGCTCCCTCTGAGGAGCATGGGTGCACCTTCGTGACCACACAGGGCCTCTGTGGCAGCCCGCTGGCTGCCCTCCACCAGCTCTGGTTAGAGTCAAACCACTAGGAGAGGGACGGCCAGTGAGGGGGAGGCGCTGCTGCTCCCTCTGACATCAAGCACTTCTCTCTGGAGTAATATCAGTgacttttaacttattttaatttaactaatatataataattattttctttgtccCCATTATGTTCCAGGCTGTGGCTCTCCCAGTCTGcaggggcccctcccccccccccccccccccccgtctatTTGCCTTATCTGCTTTGTGTTTGAAACCACTAAGTCAAGAGAGACATTGCTGTCGTTGCTCTAAGAATTAAAGCGAGATGTGTCTGGCCACCTCCCTCAGGGCTTCTGGAAGTCAGGTCCCGGCTGCTGCCCCCAGCGAAGCCATCCTGGGAAGCGAGCATGTGGGCACATGGTCCTGCACTCCAGCCCCTAAATGCAGATTTTGGAGCCTGGGGTGGCAAGGCTGGCCTGCCTTCCCCAAGGGGTATGcatgggcagaggggcagggccagccccttGGAGCGTTTATGTCACAAGGAAGGCACAGCTTGCTCTGTGTCATTGTGGGGGAAGCAGGGTGGGATAGATGTGATGGAGTGTGTTTGGGGCTAGGATTTGGCAAATGGAAGGCTGTGTTCCTTGGCCATGCTGTTGTCTTTGCCGGAAGGAGTAAAGGATGGCCTACACCGACCTGGTTTGGTGTTAGTGTGCgcacacgtgtgcatgtgtgcttgagtatgtctctgtgtgtgatgTGTGCATGCTTGTGCAGTGTGTGCATGTATAAGTTGCATGTGTGATGTGTATGCATACACGACTGCACACGTGTGTACAAGCACATGTCATGTATGCATACATGAGTGCGTGAACATATGCACGTGTTCATGGGTGTGCGTGCTTATATGGATGGATGCATCTGAGCACATGCCTCTGCTGTATGCATTATGTATGCACATGTGTGGAAGCACGGGtgatgtgtgtacatgtgtgcatgtgcgtgcgcaTGTGCCCGTGTGTGTATGTTGGTGTGGTCTGTGGGTGGTTGGGTTGTGACCTGGTCCACCCTGTGCCCTTCCTTAGCGTGGGCCTCTCCTTCCCGCATTGACGTGAATGGCAGCCTTGGCTCTGGAGCTTCTGCCCTGGGCCTGTCCTGCTCAGCTGGCAGCTGTGCTCCAAGGGTGCAGGCAGTGTGGAAGCAGGAACTACTGAGCTAGGGCATTCCTTGGAGTCCCAGGGGCTCCAGGAACCCCAGGgaactgtgtttttaaaagaaaacctatttATGTTGATGTGGGTCTCTTTGTTCCTGTTTTATAGTGTAAATAGTAAAGTTTATTCTCCTGTGGTTCAGAGAACACACCGTGAATAACTGCTGTGGAGGCCCATCCTGGAAGGGAGCCAGGTGGGCTCCTCAGTGGCAGGAGATGTGGACCTGCCCCTCAtctctgcaggcctggctggATAAGGGGTGAGCTGGGGTGCCTCCTGGTCATCCCCATGCATCCCTGCCCGCTGGGCCCAGAGCAGGTGGAGTGGCACGCTCCCACGACAAGACTGTAGCCAGTCACTACTGGGTCTGGAAAGGTGGCAAGTCAAAagaaggatatatattttttaaattaaatactacATTTAGCTATTTTTGtcataaatattaagaaaagtattttttaaaacaaggcaGACTGAAAATGTCTGCTGGCTGGCTtgttcatatataaatatatatcagaaTGTCTTGCTAAACAAAGAAGCAACTCACGCGGATGGAGTCTCTCCTAAACGTGCTTCTCTTTCGTGTGGCAGGAGGGTCTCTGAAGGCAACGTGTCTGCAGTGGGGCCAGGGCCCCGGGGTCAGCCTCTCTAGGAGCTGCGGGGTGGGCAGCCATGCTGAGGGCCAGGCGGGTCCCGGCCACCTGCTCCCCACCAGGTCCTCGAATGTGGGTTCCGGGCTCAGCCAGTCCGGAGGTTGGGAGGAGGGGCATTCACACTTGACTCCTCTGTGTTCAGGCTCTCCCGCCAGCCTACCCACTTCTCTACCTCATCTATATAGTGAGTAGGTGTGTACTCGAGTGACTAGgagaatgtatttatttaacgGCTTTGTGTAACACAATCAGAAACAAATGGAAACACTAAATAAACgtattttaaattatagcccGACTCAGTCTGATGACTTCAGAGTAGTTATGATGAGCCTATGGGTGGAGGGCCTGAGATGAGGTATGGGGGAGAAGGATGTGAGGGAGGGGGGCCTGCGGGAGGAGtagctgagggaggagggactgagggaggagggcttgAGGAAagagggcccagggaggaggggtgagggaggagtggctgagggaggagggttaATAATGCACATTATTGttctggttaataatgcagattttgtaatcaaggaaaacacgataatttcaagagaaacatcaaaagtgctttattcaaagtaatgtccattgctagctacacatttcccccatctttcaggtaatttgtggagaccgttccaatagaacttttcttgttttgaggcaaaccattcagagacccaattttccacttcttcgtatgttttgaagtgctgctcagaaagtgcgtgtgccattgattggaacaagtggtaatctgaaggagcaaggtctggtgaatacggcgggtgggttaatacttcccaggcaagatcttttaacgtgtttttaactggttttgaagtgtgtgatggtgtgtcattatgaagcaaaattactttgccgtgtcttctggcacttTCTGGTTGTTTTATGATCagagtgtggttcaaattgattatttgttgtcggtagcaatcagtgttaacagtttcacctggttttagaagctcataatacaccacacattcctgatcccaccaaacgcagagcattgtcttctttctgaagtgatttggccttgaaGTCGATGTtaatggttgacctggatcaacccatgattttgtgcctttgtgattctcaaaataaatccacttttcgtCGCCAGTCACagttcgatgcaaaaaagactttcatgccattgaagcaacattttactgatgacttttcagttttccatttgtctttcattcagttgatgtggcacccattttccttcctttacaatCTTTCCCAGTGCTTGTAAATgactggaaattgtttgctgagcaataatttctgcaagttgtttttgagtttgatatgcatcttcatccaataatgcttgtaattgttggtctttaAACTTTTTAGGTTGACCTGGAtgatctttgtctttcacattcaaataaacacttttaaagcgtttaagccagcgttcacaagtatcttgagatggagcatgttcaccataagcttcccgaagtatacaataactttcaacagcacttttcttcaaaataaagtaatgaattaaaacttcccacaaatcctctttttttggcacgaaattcgacatttttaagcgtaaaaatatctatgatgttaacaccttcagcaaatttgacatatgaagttttgaagcttgctgtcaatacaacaaaatagcatacatatcaaatgcatatatatcaacatgtgtaactccatctattgaaaaaactccgcattattaactggtacacctaatAAGCAGGGACTTGGGCAGGACAGAGGAGAGTTGAGGTAGAAACATGAAAACTTGTGTCAGTGGATCCTGATGTGAGAGTGTGGAGGGAGCTGAGTGTTTTTGAAGCCTGAGCACAGCACAGCGGGACCCATATGTGGGATGGTGGTTTATTTGTGGTCATACCTGGAGAGGCCACAGCTCTCAGGTGCAGAGACCTTATCTGGGATCCTTATCTGAGTGGCTGCATGGTCCCTCTCACATTGCCGTCACTGGGGTCCCAGGAGCCCAGCCACGTTCAGCTTGCCCACTGTCAATGCTTAGCATGGCCTCAAGCTGGTGACTGAGCCTTGAGACCCTTGTTTCCCCAAAGCTGGAGATCATTAAGTACATCTGCAGAGGCCCCATTTCCAACTAAGGTCCCACACTGTGTCAAGTGGatgtgaattttgggggacacagcTCTACCCATGGCAATCATGGAGCCCTGGGTGAGGGCAGGCCCTGGTTAGGAGGTCTGAGCTCTCCCTCgggtgggcaggcagggcaggacacacACCTTCTCTTGATCATTAGGAAACAAGACTGCAGTTTCTTGGGCACACCTTCCCTCCACACTTCAAGGCCCATGGCCTTTGTTGGTCAGTGGGGAGAGGCCTCCAGAATGCTGGAGGTGTAGTCCACCTCCAGCACATTGggcacctgcccctgcctcctcccttccccaggagtgtttgggggtggggtgctttaagcctgctctccctcctgctctgagGCTGCAGCCTCTTCCAGAAGCAGGTTTCTCACAGCTCCTTACAGCAGTGGGTCCCCAACAGGGCCCATTGGTCCATCTGTTCACCTGCTCTAAGTCTGGGGTTCTCTGGGCACAACACACAACCCTCATTGGTCCCTAGTCCCCAGGCCCCTTTAGCCTCACTGCTGGTCTCTGTCTTCCCTCGAACTACCTCATGTGTTCCCCCAAAGCTGTGCTGTGTCCTGCTGGACCCTCGGTGGCAGGCCATCTCCAGTCCCATGTGAACCTGCTAATTCccccagagaaaaatgtgggGTTACCCTCCTAATATCCATGCCCAGGCAGAGGGtggcagcacccccccccccccggcccagggACACTGCCATGAGGAGCCCGAGGTGTACTTCCTGGCACAGATCTTTGCCAAACTGAAGGCCACTAGGCAGCCCTgtgaggtccctcagctgggcATTGGCTCTGTGGATGAGGGAtggggcagtgggcagcagggtggaggggggcttGGGGCATACCACCACTTGGGGGATACACAGGGGTCAGCTCCTCCTCATTGCACATTGTAAGACCAAAGCTTCCTCCTGAGTGGGGGGTCTCAGGTCTCTGTGCCTGGTGGGAGGGGGTTGTGAGCTGCCTGGGCATAGGGAGCAGGCAGCTTGAATGGGGCCATTCTTCCTAGGAAATTGTGGCCGAAACTGTAGCTGAAATCAACCCAGTGTgagagggcaggggccaggcttCTGAAGGGAGCAGGGCTTCTGGGTAGCACAGGCTGGTGCAGCGCCTCCACCAGGGTCCACCCTCCGCctgcctgggcatgtgccccctgCCAAGGAGCCATTTCTGGACACCTGGGTCTTCCTtggatcccggggtcctgagtgTGGTGGTTCTGCCCTGTGCATCTGGCTAGTTTTGAGTGTttctatgtctgtgtgtgtacatgtgtgtgagcatgggggggggggctgggtccATGTAtccgcctgtgtgtgtgtgtgtgtgtgtgtgtgtgtg
The sequence above is a segment of the Myotis daubentonii chromosome 5, mMyoDau2.1, whole genome shotgun sequence genome. Coding sequences within it:
- the WNT9A gene encoding protein Wnt-9a; amino-acid sequence: MLDGPLLARWLAVAFALTLLLAALRPSAAYFGLTGSEPLTILPLTLEPEAAVQAHYKACDRLKLERKQRRMCRRDPGVAETLVEAVSMSALECQYQFRFERWNCTLEGRYRASLLKRGFKETAFLYAISSAGLTHALAKACSAGRMERCTCDEAPDLENREAWQWGGCGDNLKYSSKFVKEFLGRRSSKDLRARVDFHNNLVGVKVIKAGVETTCKCHGVSGSCTVRTCWRQLAPFHEVGKRLKYKYETALKVGSTTNEAAGEAGAISPPRGRASGTGGDPLPHTPELVHLDDSPSFCLAGRFSPGTAGRRCHREKNCESICCGRGHNTQSRVVTRPCQCQVRWCCYVECRQCTQREEVYTCKG